The Ensifer adhaerens genome contains a region encoding:
- a CDS encoding TRAP transporter substrate-binding protein: MDRRSFIKNASLGGLAAAGAAALATPAIAQANPKVNWRLASSFPKSLDTIYGGGEVLSKYVSEATDGAFQIQVFAAGEIVPGLQAADAAAAGTVEACHTVAYYYWGKDPTWALGAAVPFALNARGMNAWHYHGGGIDLFNEFLGTQGLVGFPGGNTGVQMGGWFRKEIKTVADMQGLKMRIGGFAGKVVEKLGVVPQQIAGGDIYPALEKGTIDAAEWVGPYDDEKLGFYKVAPYYYYPGWWEGGPTVHAMFNKAAFEGLPKNYQSLLRTACHATDANMLQKYDYLNPSAIKRLVASGAKLSPFSAEILSACFDKANEVYAEMEASNPTFKKIWDSIKAFRGEYYLNAQIAEYNYDTFMMIQQRGGKL; this comes from the coding sequence ATGGATCGCCGTTCATTCATTAAAAACGCAAGCCTCGGCGGCTTGGCGGCCGCAGGTGCAGCCGCGCTTGCGACACCGGCCATCGCGCAGGCAAACCCGAAGGTGAACTGGCGCCTGGCGTCGTCGTTCCCGAAGTCGCTCGACACGATCTATGGCGGCGGCGAAGTGCTGTCGAAATACGTCTCGGAGGCAACCGACGGTGCTTTCCAGATCCAGGTCTTCGCTGCCGGCGAAATCGTTCCAGGCCTGCAGGCCGCTGACGCGGCTGCTGCCGGTACGGTCGAAGCCTGCCACACGGTCGCATACTATTACTGGGGCAAGGACCCAACCTGGGCGCTCGGTGCAGCCGTTCCCTTCGCGCTCAACGCGCGCGGGATGAACGCCTGGCACTACCATGGCGGCGGTATCGACCTCTTCAACGAGTTCCTCGGCACGCAAGGCCTCGTCGGCTTCCCGGGCGGCAACACCGGTGTGCAGATGGGCGGCTGGTTCCGCAAGGAAATCAAGACGGTTGCCGACATGCAGGGCCTGAAGATGCGCATCGGTGGTTTCGCCGGCAAGGTCGTCGAGAAGCTCGGCGTCGTGCCGCAGCAGATCGCCGGCGGCGACATCTACCCGGCGCTGGAAAAGGGCACCATCGACGCTGCCGAATGGGTCGGCCCCTATGACGACGAGAAGCTTGGCTTCTACAAGGTTGCGCCCTACTACTACTATCCCGGCTGGTGGGAAGGTGGTCCGACGGTCCACGCCATGTTCAACAAGGCGGCCTTCGAAGGCTTGCCGAAGAACTACCAGTCGCTGCTGCGCACCGCCTGCCACGCCACTGACGCGAACATGCTGCAGAAGTACGATTACCTGAACCCCTCGGCGATCAAGCGCCTGGTGGCTTCGGGTGCCAAGCTCAGCCCGTTCAGCGCCGAAATCCTGTCAGCCTGCTTCGACAAGGCCAACGAGGTCTACGCGGAGATGGAAGCCTCGAACCCGACCTTCAAGAAGATCTGGGACTCGATCAAGGCTTTCCGCGGCGAGTACTACCTCAACGCCCAGATCGCCGAATACAATTACGACACCTTCATGATGATCCAGCAGCGCGGCGGCAAGCTCTAA
- the mgrA gene encoding L-glyceraldehyde 3-phosphate reductase has product MTWLPAENRYDTMKYNRLGRSGLKLPAISLGLWHNFGGDTPHDRKVDMCRTAFDLGITHFDLANNYGPPPGSAETAFGEIMRTDFAHLRDELIISSKAGYDMWAGPYGEWGSRKYMIASCDQSLKRMGLDYVDIFYSHRFDPETPLEETCGALDHIVRSGRALYVGISSYNSQRTREAAAILKDLGTPCLIHQPSYSMLNRWIEDDGLIHTLEDLGIGSIVFSPLAQGMLTTKYLGGIPSDSRAAQNHFLKKDFIRPEIIDNIRKLNGIAEKRGQTLAQMALAWVLRNGRITSALIGASRSEQIVDCVKALENDTFTADELAEIDLYAREADINLWAKSAEL; this is encoded by the coding sequence TTGGCACAATTTCGGTGGCGACACACCGCATGACCGCAAGGTCGACATGTGCCGCACGGCGTTCGATCTGGGCATCACCCATTTCGACCTCGCCAACAATTACGGCCCGCCTCCGGGCTCGGCCGAGACTGCCTTCGGCGAAATCATGCGCACGGACTTCGCGCACTTGCGCGACGAACTGATCATCTCGTCCAAGGCTGGCTACGACATGTGGGCCGGCCCTTACGGCGAATGGGGCAGCCGCAAATACATGATCGCATCCTGCGACCAGAGCCTGAAGCGCATGGGCCTCGACTATGTCGACATCTTCTATTCGCACCGTTTCGACCCTGAGACGCCGCTCGAAGAAACCTGCGGTGCGCTCGACCATATCGTGCGTTCGGGCCGGGCGCTCTATGTGGGGATTTCCTCCTACAACTCGCAGCGCACCCGCGAAGCCGCCGCGATCCTTAAGGATCTCGGCACGCCTTGCCTCATCCACCAGCCGAGCTACTCCATGCTCAACCGCTGGATCGAGGACGATGGGCTGATCCATACGCTCGAAGATCTCGGCATCGGCTCGATCGTTTTCTCGCCGCTCGCCCAGGGCATGCTGACGACGAAGTATCTTGGCGGCATCCCGTCTGATAGCCGCGCGGCGCAGAACCACTTCCTGAAGAAGGACTTCATCCGCCCCGAGATCATCGACAACATCCGCAAGCTGAACGGTATCGCCGAAAAGCGCGGCCAGACGCTGGCGCAGATGGCGCTTGCCTGGGTGCTGCGCAACGGCCGGATCACCTCGGCACTGATCGGCGCCAGCCGCTCCGAGCAGATCGTCGATTGCGTCAAGGCGCTCGAAAACGACACGTTCACGGCCGACGAACTGGCCGAGATCGATCTCTATGCGCGCGAGGCGGACATCAACCTCTGGGCCAAGTCGGCCGAGCTCTGA